The following DNA comes from Deltaproteobacteria bacterium.
TTTGGCCGGAATGCTGACACGGCCCTTATCCGTCATCGTATGCTCGTATCGTCCTCGAAACATATCATACCATCTTATGCCACTTTATGCCACTCAAAACCACTATATAATCATGTATTAAGTTTGTCAAGTAAGTTAATGATATTTATTAATTTTTTGATAAAATACGCAGTCAGTAATAATCAAATCCTTCAGCCATTTATTTTCGGTACGCAAATAAATATACTTTTTAACCCAATCGGTCAAGAAACTTTAAGAATGCATGTTAACTGTCCCTAACGAAACAATATTTCAGCAAGGGGAAATCCGCCTGCCCACAATTCGCTTATGCCAATTTAAACCACATCAGAAATGCGGCAATTACCGAAGCCTGGGGAAACTCCAAAAATATCTTTGCCCACAATCGGAAAAAACAATAAATTGAGATATAATCTTGTACCCTCATCTTCTATAATCGATTGAATGCCGACAATATACATCAAGCTAAAGAATAACAGCGAAACGGTGTACTTCCAGTCCATACTGGGCACCTATTCTCATATTGCCTGGGTAAGAACAGAGAACCCGGCCTCAGGAATCATTAAAGTGATACCGACCCCTGACTCCGCCGGAGAAACCAGAGAAATCCTTGAGAAGCTGAAAAAAGAGATTGAATTCGAGGAGGTTGATTCAACGGGTCTCCGGAGCCTGACCCCATCGGACGGATAGCTTATGAGGGAAAAAGAACAAATAGCACGATCCGCAGGCATGATCGGCTCTCTTACATTTATCAGCCGCATCGCGGGATATGTAAGAGATATGGTCATAGCCTATTTCTTCGGCGCAACCGCTTATACGGACGCCTTCTGGATAGCGTTCAGGATTCCGAACCTTTTGAGAAGGCTCTTTGCCGAGGGATCACTCACGATCTCGTTTATTCCGGTCTTTACGGAGACTCTGGAAAAGAAGAATAAGGAAGAAGCGAAAAAGGTTTCGGACATTATCTTCAGCATTCTGTTAATCCTCCTTACAACAGTGTCTTTACTGGGGGTGCTCTTTTCTCCCTATATAGTCAAGCTCTTTGCCTACGGTTTCGACCAAGACACTTTCGAACTCGCCGTAACACTCAACCGAATTATGTTCCCGTATATATTTTTCATATCGCTGACAGCTCTATGTATGGGGATTTTGAATTCACTCAGGCATTTCTTCGCGCCTGCCTTCTCGCCCGTGGTTTTTAACATTTGCATCATAACTTCAATACTTCTGGTCCACAGGAGCTTCGATCTGCCCATATATTCGGCTGCGGCAGGTGTGATTCTGGGGGGCATTCTTCAGTTTTTTATTCAGCTGCCGTTTGTGAAGGCCAAAGGGTTTATGTTCAGTTTCACGCGGAATTTCAGGCATCCCGCCGTGAAGCGGATAGGACTGCTCCTGCTGCCGCAGCTTTTCGGGCTCGCCGTATATAACCTGAATATAATAGTCAGCTCTCAATACGCTTCGTTCATGCAGTCAGGAACTATTTCCTACCTGTATTTCGCCGAGAGGTTGATAGAATTCCCGCTCGGCATCATAGCCGTTTCCATAGCTACGGTGCTTCTTCCGAACCTCGCAAGCTATATAAGCAAAGGTGAATACGGTAAGTTCCGCGACACGTATTCCTACACCCTGAAGCTAATGCTTTTTATCCTTATTCCCGCGCTTGCGGGACTGATAGCCCTTAGAATACCGATATGCAACCTGCTCTACCAGAGAGGTGAATTTACATACGAGGCAACAGTATTTACCTCCCAGGCCCTGCTCGGATATTCATTCGGACTGTGGGCTGTGGGCGGCTTAAGGGTTACCGCCCCCGCGTTCTATGCCATGCAGGACACGAAGACCCCGGTTATCGTGGCCTTCGTTGCGTTTCTGGCAAACGCCGTCCTTGGCTACATACTGGGTTTCACGCTCAAGCTCAATCATACGGGGCTAGCAGTCGCAAGCTCGATCTCATCCATAATCAATTTCATAACGCTCGTTTATTTGCTTGAGAAAAGGACGGGCGACATCAAAATGAAACCTATCCTTGTTTTCTGTCTCAAGATAGTCCTATTATCGACAATCATGGCGGCGGCGGCGTGGAAAGTCTCTACCTTTGCCGACTGGACCGAATCGGCTTTCTCGATAGAGAAAATCGGGATACTACTACTGTCTATAGGCACAGCAGGTGTAGTATATTTCGTATTGGTAAAGATTTTACGGATAGAGGAACTGGAATATATCCTCAACATGCTCGGGAGGAAAATGCCGGGGGACAAATAAGCCACTTCTTGCCCCCGGCTCGAATCTTTATGAATTACCTGTTCGCGCAGAATCCGAAATTAACGGAACTGTTCCCGTTAACGATATTATTCCACGACACTCCCTCAGCCGTGACCGTATTTCCGTTCTGCCGGTAAACGGCGTTCCACAGGTTTCTGACGGTTCCCTCTATCGTGAACGAAACCACCCAGTCAACGCCTCCGAAGCCTGAATTGACAACAAAGACCTCGGCGCAGTAGCCCGTGCCCCAGTCGTCGTTTATAACGACATCGGCTGTAATTCCGCCTCCCGGCCGCTCATTAAACTCATCGTTATCCTCCGCGTTATCACATCCCGGGTCTTCGGGATAATCGATGAGCCCGTCGCCGTCATTATCAACCCCGTCCGAGCATGCGTAAACAGGCGCTGGCGGCGGGGGAGAAGTAGGCTCCGGTGGAGGAGGGGGGCTGTTCCTGTCCGCGCAGAATCCGAAACCAACCGAACTCCCTCCCTGAACGATGTCGTTCCACGAAACGCCCTCGGCAGTTACGGAACTCCCGTTTTGAGTATAGGCAGCACTCCATAGATCCCTTATAGCGCCGTACACGTCGAACGTAACCATCCAGTCAACAGGCGATGAGCCGCTATTCGTGACCGTTACCTGAGCGCAATAACCCGTACCCCAGTCGTCGCTAATGTTAACGGCGGTGGTAATCACTTCGCCATCAGGCTGCTCGTTAAACTCGTCGTTATCAAGCTCGTTTTCACAGCCCGGGTCATCCGGATAATCGATGAGACCGTCGCCGTCATTATCCACTCCGTCCGAGCATTCGGTGCTGTCCGGAGGCTCAGGCTGTGAGCCCTCCATAAGCCTTTGCAGTAATGCGACCTTGTCCTGCCACACATTTTGCCAGTCGTCCTTCAGAATACCGCCCGTGTCGCCGCTGTTGGGATTCCACGACCAGTAGAAAAAATCCGTCATTCCCTTGCCGTCCATGTACTCCACAAGAGCGTCCTGCAAAACCCTGTCCCTCGGATCGCCCCCGTGCCCGTACCTGCCGCCGAATTCCCCGATTATGACAGAGTATCCCCTGTCGACCAGATAGCCGAAATGCGTCTCCCATATCCCGGGCATATTGTCCGGAAAGTCAGGCTCGCCGAAATAGGGCTGATCAAAAACATCGGGACCGTAGACATGGGGGCTCAGCACCAGCTTGTCGGCTGGAATATCGAGCGGAAAACAGTCGAAAGGCTCGAGGTTGCCGCCCCACCAGTGACTGAGCGAGCCGCTGCACACGGGGTTATCCTGAATTCCCTGAACGAAAATTAAGATATCCGGATTGACAGAGAGAACTTCCTCCGCCGCCCGCTCGGCAGCAGTGTTCCAGTCCGTGAATTCGTTCCCCGTACCCCACGTGGCGGCGCCGTGGGGCTCGTTTTTTATATCGATACCTATAAAACGTTCAATATCCCGGTACCTGTCGGCGAGAAAGGCCAGATCATTTATCCAGTCCTCCTCGGAATAGAAGCCTGAATACCAGAGTTCATTTATCGACTGACAGTCGTAGTTATGATTGTCGATAAGTATGTACATTCCATTCCGGTCAAGCTCCTGAACGACTTCGTCAAGCACTTCGAGGGACCCGAGGCCCTGGAGATCGGGATTAAGGAAGTAATTTATACTGGACGTGCCGGTATTTGAAAGTGTTTCAGGGCAGAAGGGAAGCCTGACTGCGGTAAAGCCGAGTCCCTTTATCTGAGCAATCATATCCTTCCAGTTGCGGGCCCAAAGCCCGTGGACCACATGGTCTCCCGTCTCGAAACCGAACCAGTTGACTCCGTAGAGATTTACTTCCCGACCGTCGTCATCATATACAATGCCGTTTTCCACATAATAGGCCCACGATGGAGCCTGCAGAGAACAGATTACCAGGAAAGCAATAAACGCTGACCGCATCCTTTTTCCTCCTTAAAAATTCTGATGTTGTGCTTTGGAACCGCCAAATAAAATTATAACCGCGATTATTTCGTCCGTTGTCCTGACAGCCTTATTTTAGAAGCGCCGGATATTGGGAAAGAGACGGAACTCTTCATAAGATGAATTCGCAAATGACGTGCCATGAACCCGGAGCAAATAATTGCCTATGACGGCAAGGCGTTACTGACTTAATAACGGCAATTGGCTTAGAATTCAAGGATTTATGGTGCATTATGGCTCTTACGGATTTTGTAAAATAGCACTATAAGCGGGATATTATCGAGTCTTGTAAGCCGTTTAAATTATCCCGGCCTTCTTGACTAGTATTTTGGATATAAAGTAATATCAAAATTGCGATGACGGATGAGAACTCGGCGACCGAGGACGAACTCAGAAAATTCGAGGAAAAATACGAAAAAATCTTACTTGACGACCCTTCCTCGGTTACGTTTATCTTCCTTGCCCAGGTTCTGTACAAGCAGGGAAAAGTGGATAAGGCGATTAATGTATTAATCAAGGGATTGAGATATAATAAGAAAAGTGTCACGGGAAGATTTTTACTGGGAAGAATATACTACGACAGATGGATGATTGAGCAGGCCAAGAAGGAATTTCAGACAGTAGTTAAGCTGGCGCCGGACAATCTGGCGGCATGCAGAATGCTGGTTCAAATTTACAAAAGCGAGGAAAATTACAGCAAAGCTCTCGAACTTATAAAGTCCGCACATGCCTATCATCCTCAGGACTCCGGCATACCCGCTGAGATAAAAGAGCTGGAAGACGAGTTCTACGCGAAGGAAAAGAGAGAAGGGGAATTTGCGGCTGCAAAGGAAGAAATCAGATCGTCCGTCGAGGCAAAAAGCGTCGAGGAGCTGGCGTCGAGGATAACAAAATATGATAAACAGCTTTTATCTGATACCATATCCGATATTTATCTCGACCAGGGTCTTTACGAAAAAGCCTGCTCGGTTCTGGAAAGTATTCTCGACAGTGACCCGGAAAATGATGAAATACGGATAAAGCTTGAAAAAATAAGGCTCTATTTACTGAATAAAACTGCAGGATTCTATACGGGAGAGTAATATTACGGCATGAAAATTCTAGTTATTCACGGCCCTAACCTAAACATGCTCGGAAAAAGGGAGCCTGAAATATACGGCTCGAAAACGCTTGAGGACATAAATTCCACTCTGAGCGAAGAAGCAAAAAAACTGGATGTGGAGATTGAACTCTTCCAATCCAATTCCGAGGGAGCAATAGTCGGTAAAATTCAGAACGCCATGAACGAATTCGACGGTCTTCTGATAAACCCTGGGGCCTACACACATACGAGTATCGCAATCAGGGACGCCATTCTTTCGACGGGTCTGCCCGTGGTTGAGGCCCACATATCAAATGTCCACAAAAGAGAGGAATTCA
Coding sequences within:
- a CDS encoding DUF4911 domain-containing protein, with translation MPTIYIKLKNNSETVYFQSILGTYSHIAWVRTENPASGIIKVIPTPDSAGETREILEKLKKEIEFEEVDSTGLRSLTPSDG
- the murJ gene encoding murein biosynthesis integral membrane protein MurJ produces the protein MREKEQIARSAGMIGSLTFISRIAGYVRDMVIAYFFGATAYTDAFWIAFRIPNLLRRLFAEGSLTISFIPVFTETLEKKNKEEAKKVSDIIFSILLILLTTVSLLGVLFSPYIVKLFAYGFDQDTFELAVTLNRIMFPYIFFISLTALCMGILNSLRHFFAPAFSPVVFNICIITSILLVHRSFDLPIYSAAAGVILGGILQFFIQLPFVKAKGFMFSFTRNFRHPAVKRIGLLLLPQLFGLAVYNLNIIVSSQYASFMQSGTISYLYFAERLIEFPLGIIAVSIATVLLPNLASYISKGEYGKFRDTYSYTLKLMLFILIPALAGLIALRIPICNLLYQRGEFTYEATVFTSQALLGYSFGLWAVGGLRVTAPAFYAMQDTKTPVIVAFVAFLANAVLGYILGFTLKLNHTGLAVASSISSIINFITLVYLLEKRTGDIKMKPILVFCLKIVLLSTIMAAAAWKVSTFADWTESAFSIEKIGILLLSIGTAGVVYFVLVKILRIEELEYILNMLGRKMPGDK
- a CDS encoding cellulase family glycosylhydrolase — translated: MRSAFIAFLVICSLQAPSWAYYVENGIVYDDDGREVNLYGVNWFGFETGDHVVHGLWARNWKDMIAQIKGLGFTAVRLPFCPETLSNTGTSSINYFLNPDLQGLGSLEVLDEVVQELDRNGMYILIDNHNYDCQSINELWYSGFYSEEDWINDLAFLADRYRDIERFIGIDIKNEPHGAATWGTGNEFTDWNTAAERAAEEVLSVNPDILIFVQGIQDNPVCSGSLSHWWGGNLEPFDCFPLDIPADKLVLSPHVYGPDVFDQPYFGEPDFPDNMPGIWETHFGYLVDRGYSVIIGEFGGRYGHGGDPRDRVLQDALVEYMDGKGMTDFFYWSWNPNSGDTGGILKDDWQNVWQDKVALLQRLMEGSQPEPPDSTECSDGVDNDGDGLIDYPDDPGCENELDNDEFNEQPDGEVITTAVNISDDWGTGYCAQVTVTNSGSSPVDWMVTFDVYGAIRDLWSAAYTQNGSSVTAEGVSWNDIVQGGSSVGFGFCADRNSPPPPPEPTSPPPPAPVYACSDGVDNDGDGLIDYPEDPGCDNAEDNDEFNERPGGGITADVVINDDWGTGYCAEVFVVNSGFGGVDWVVSFTIEGTVRNLWNAVYRQNGNTVTAEGVSWNNIVNGNSSVNFGFCANR
- a CDS encoding tetratricopeptide repeat protein, producing MTDENSATEDELRKFEEKYEKILLDDPSSVTFIFLAQVLYKQGKVDKAINVLIKGLRYNKKSVTGRFLLGRIYYDRWMIEQAKKEFQTVVKLAPDNLAACRMLVQIYKSEENYSKALELIKSAHAYHPQDSGIPAEIKELEDEFYAKEKREGEFAAAKEEIRSSVEAKSVEELASRITKYDKQLLSDTISDIYLDQGLYEKACSVLESILDSDPENDEIRIKLEKIRLYLLNKTAGFYTGE
- the aroQ gene encoding type II 3-dehydroquinate dehydratase, whose amino-acid sequence is MKILVIHGPNLNMLGKREPEIYGSKTLEDINSTLSEEAKKLDVEIELFQSNSEGAIVGKIQNAMNEFDGLLINPGAYTHTSIAIRDAILSTGLPVVEAHISNVHKREEFRHKSFISGVALGVISGFGMDSYFLGLSGLVRYLKAVDSD